In Atopobium sp. oral taxon 416, the genomic stretch AAATGAGAAATTTGGCAAATGGTCGGAGGAACGACTATGAGATTACGCGATGCTGAGAACTACCTTATAGGCTTGGATATGGGCACCGGCTCAGTTGGCTGGGCAGTTACCGATACAGAAGGCAATCTGATGCACTTTAACGGGCAGCCGACCTGGGGAAGCCGTATCTTTCCCACGGCAAGCACCGCTGCCGAAGCCCGCTCACATCGAGGACAGCGCCGCCGTTATGAACGCCGTCGTCAGCGTATAGTTCTGTTGCAAGGTTTCTTTAAGGACGAAATGGATAAAGTCGATCCAGACTTTTTCCTTAGGCTCAACCAGTCAATGTTGTTGTTAGAAGACCGCGATGATCGCATCTCATCGGATGTGTATGCCCTCTTCAACGACCCTGGCTTCACTGATAAAGAATACTACGATAGGTATCCGACCATATACCACTTGCGTAAACGCCTGATAGAAGACCCAAGCAAGGCTGATATCCGCCTTGTATATTTGGCGCTACATAACATCGTTAAGCACCGCGGCAATTTCTTACATCAGGACAACAAGAAGCTCTCCGCCAGCAACTCTGGTATGGTGGGCTCGGTCGAAGAGTTCTTGAACGCCTTTGTGGATTGGTGTGACAACAAGGATATCAGTACATCCCTGAGCGGGGACGCCGACGCTCTCGATGAGACCGCTCAAAAGATCACGGCAATTCTGGAAGATCCTCATATCAGCAGAGGCGACAAATACAAACAATTCTCTGATCTGCTCAATACGGAAAAGGCATACAAAAAGAGCATCGCTGATCAACTCGGCAAGGCAGCCATCGGTTATAAGGTGGACTTCAAGAAGTTTTTTAGCATTGAAGGAGAAACTGACTATAGCTTTATGCTTTCTGAGGATGAGAAAGTCGAAGAGTTCATGCCGGCGTGCCCTGATGACGGACAGTATCTGTTTGAAATGCTTCAAAAGGTATACTCCGCATATATCCTGAGCGGCATTTTGGAAGGTGCCAAAGAAGGAGAAACCATCTCCTTTATCAAAGCGCGTGACTTTGATACCTACGGCAAGCAACTTAAGACCCTGAAGCGTCTGGTAGGAACGCATGTGCCTGATGCGTATGACAGCTTCTTCCGTGGCAAGACAATCTCAGACGATAAAGGAAATAGCAACCATTCGTACCAAAAGAGAGGTTCCGCAGGGTATACACTATATGACCTAGACCATGGCTCAGGTTCGTATGACAGATTCAAAAAAGACGTCGTCGACCTCTTCGAGGGTGAAAACTCGAAGGCTGACCCTGCCGTTTTGTCTGACCCCGACTATCTGCAGATGAAAGAGGGCTTTGAGCACGAACGTTTTTTGCGTCGCCAAAAGACAAGCGATAATGGAGCAATCCCCTACCAGTTTCATCTCGAAGAGTTACGCAAGATCTGCGAGAATCAAGGGAAATACTATCCGTTCTTGCTCACAGAGGAAGATAAACTGACTTCGTTGGTAGAGTTCCGTATCCCCTACTACGTGGGGCCACTCACCACCAAGAACGCCGCCAAAGATGCGCAGGGGAAGAACCGCTTTGCCTGGTCTGCCCGTCAAGAAGGAAAAGAAAATCAAAAGATATATCCCTGGAACTGGCAAGAGGTTATTGATAAATCCAAGAGTGCAGAGAGGTTCATCGGACGTATGACCGGTGAATGCTCGTATCTGTTGGGAGAGCCTGTCTTGCCACGCAATTCTCTTCTGTATGAGGAATTTTGTGTGCGCAACGAGCTGAACGGCATTACCTATAGCGTTGATGGGGACGATTGGCGCCATCTAACGGTACGAGACTCACAGAAGATTTTTAACGAGCTCTTCTGCCATAGGCGCTCAGTTTCCTACAAGGCAATATCTGATTGGTTCAAGCGGAACGGTCTGCCTCACGTACATGTGCGCGGTGGACAGGGCGAGACAGGCTTAGAGTCAAAGCTCTCCGCCTATAGATTCTTTACAGAGAAGGTCTTTGGCACCTCCGATCTCCGTCCTGAGAATTATCCCATGCTAGAGGAAGTAATCCTGTGGAGCACGATCTTTGAAGATCGCGATATTCTGCGTGATAAACTCAAAGAGAAGTATGGGCAGGAGAACAGAGGCCCCTTCAATGCCAAACAGATAAAGACGATCTGCAAACACCGCTTCAGCGGTTGGGGCCGGCTTTCAAGAAAGTTGTTGACCGGGTTTAAAGCCGATACCGATCAGGGCAAAAAGTCCATTATGGATATTTTGCGCGATGGTAACCCCAACAGTGACGAGCGCTACCAGACCATGGTGTTCATGCAGATCCTCCACGATGATCGCTTGGGCTTCCAAAAGATGGTTGATAGCTACAACCTTGCAAAGATGCAGGGCATGCCCCACAACTCAATTGACAACCTTCAGGGATCCCCTGCAAATAGACGCGCTATCAATCAAGCGCTACGCATTATCGATGAGATCGTACGAATCGCAAAACATGAGCCTACCTGCATTTACCTGGAGAATACTAGAGACGATGGGCCCAAAAAGCGTACCATCAACCGCTATAGACAGCTAAAAGCCGCGCTTGAGGATCTCAGGGAACAAGGCAAAGAACAGGGCGTAGATGAGACACTCAATAAGCTTAAGCGATATGAAAAAGTAAACATGGATGAACGACTCATGCTCTATTTCTTGCAGAATGGCAAGTCACTGTATTCGGGAACAAAGCTTGAAATCAAACAGTTATCTGAATATCAAGTAGACCATATAATCCCTCAAACTGCTATAAAGGATGACAGCCTGGACAATAAGGCACTAGTCCTCGCTTCAGAGAACCAAAGCAAATCCGATAGCATGTTGCTTGACAAGAGCATTCGGTGCCGCATGTGCTCAACGTGGACAGCGCTGCATGATGCCAAGTTACTAAGCGATAAGAAATACAACAACCTTATGCGCAGCAGGTTCTCCGACAATCAGCTGGGTGGCTTTGTCGCGCGCCAACTGGTCGAGACCAGCCAAATTGTCAAAATGACAAGCATGCTCTTGGAGGAACGCTATCCTGACACAAAGATATATGGCATAAAGGCGCGTATATCCCATGAGCTGCGAAAGATTTATAACCTGCCCAAGCACCGCGAGGTTAACAACTACCACCATGCCCAGGATGCTCTCTTAGCGCTTACCGTAGGCCGTTTTATAAGCTCCCGGTATCCGGATATCTTTGAACATCCAGTTTACTATGCTCATGTCGTGCGCTTGGCACTCAAGCAAGAAGCCCAATCAGTAAATAGCAAAAGAAATGTTCCTGGGTCCGTTAGCTTTATCGTAAGCAGCTTCCAAAAACCTAGTATTGACGACGAGACCGGCGAAGTCTTACGTGATGGTGGGGTATGGCAGCCAAACGCCGAGATGAAGAAGGTATCTTGGGCTTTTGACCTTAAGCAGTGTCACATTACCCATATGCCCGAGATCACCTCTGGTGCCTTCTGGGATGCGACAATATATTCACCAAAAACAGCAAAGAAGAAGCCCACTCTGCCGATAAAACAAGGGTTGGACCCTACTAAGTACGGAGGCTTTTCTAGCGAGTATTATGCCTATTTCTTTACATTTAGCTGCGAAGACAACAAAGGACGATCAGTAATCCGCTTTGGGAATGTACCAGTGAGCATTGCGTCAGAGATAGACTCAGAAAATCATGATCTCTCATCGTTGATTACCTATGCAAGAGGATTAGCAGCTAAGGAAAACCTAAAATTTTTGCATATCATCCGACCACGCATATATAAATATCAACTGATAGAAGTAGCAGGTAACCGCTTTTATGTGACAGGGAAAAAGGAAGTTAGAAACGCTACCGAAGTAGCTCTTTCATTGAGAGACGCACGTCTCTACGATTCTATTCAACATGAGGATAACGAAAACGACGATTCAGAAGCCTATAGGACGTTGCTTCATTCAATAGAAAATAGCCTTCTGCAACGCTCTCCGAGATTAGCTGGATTGCTCGACCTGGGTAAATGGGATGGCAAGTTCAACGAGCTAGGCCCTTCTGAAAAGTTAAGCATTCTTTCCGGGATCATGAGCGAAGCGTCCGCGCAATCTAATTCTACAGATCTGAGGCCTGTGGGAAAGGGACCGTATACTGCTTGTATAAAATTCAATTTCTCGAAGGAAATGTCTGACTCCTCATTCCGCTTTGTAGACCAATCCGTAACAGGCATGTTTGAAACGAAGGCAAAAATTGAGCTTTAGAACAGTCTTCATAGAGAGCCCCTGTAAGCTTTCCTATAAAAGTGGCTATATGGTTGTACGCAAAGAAAATGATACTGCCAAAATTCATCTGTCAGAGGTATCCACAGTCATTCTTCAGACCGAACAGGTCTATGCCAGCGCGTACCTCTTTTCAGAGCTTGCAAAACGCAAGATCGCACTCGTGGTATCTGACGAGCAGCACAACCCTATCGGAGAGTACCTGCCGCTCTATGGCGCATACAACGTCAATGCAAAGATCCAGCTCCAGTTGGCGTGGGGTGAGCCTATAAAGAAACGCGTTTGGCAACGTGTGGTAAAGGAAAAGATCACTCATCAGGCTTCTGTACTTGAGAAGTATGAGCATGACGAAAAAGCCCATATCCTAAAGGCCATGGCAGCTGAAGTACGATCTGGGGATACCACTAATCGCGAGGCCGCAGCTGCCCGCATATATTTTGCAACTTTATTTGGCGATGACTTTTCTCGTGACGACGATTGTCTGATCAATGACGCCCTCAATTATGGATATGCCGTACTTCTATCAATGGTCAACCAAGAAATCGTTTCCCGTGGATTCCTTACCCAATGCGGTATCTGCCATCGAGGAGAGACAAACCAGTTTAACTTTGCCTGTGACTTGATGGAACCATTTAGACCGCTGATCGATGCCCTCGTTATAGAGAATCTCGCTGGAGACTTTGACAAGTATATACGGCGTACACTCGCGGATGTCGCCAACGTTATTGTCCAGTACCGTGACGGTAATTATAAGGTGGGATCCGTAGTCTCACTGTACGTTCAGGACTGTCTGAATGCGTTGAATAAGAAGATCCCTGTAGACAATATTGAGAAGTTTGAATTGCTGTGAATAGGAAGACAAGGGTTCGGTATATGAGACTCGTGCTGTTCTTTGATTTGCCGGTTGAAACCCCAAGTGAGCAAAAGACTTACCGACAGTTTAGAAAGAAGCTCATCGAAGAGGGATACCTGATGCTTCAAAAATCAGTCTATTCCAAGCTGGTGATCAATGAGAACGCCGCCTCAGCCGCAATCGACCGACTCCGTAAGATACGGCCCGAAAAAGGGCTCGTACAGGTCCTTAAAGTTACGGAAAAACAATATGTCTCTATGATTTATGTCACGGGCGATGAAGTAGAACATGATGAGATAGACACCACCGATGAGCTGTTGATCATATGAACATCGTCATCAACGGAATGGACCAGCCCGTAGAAATCAAAGCAGGAAAGCCAACAGCACTGCGTATCTATAACCAAGCGCTCTATGCCCGAATATGCCGCTCTTTCGAAAGTGGCTTAGGCACCGAAGCGCTTGAGCCATATTCTATTTGGGATGGAGAAACGGAAGTGTCTCCACGCGACGGAACAATTGTTATTGGAGATCCTCTTGATTTGCCTTGGGATCACCGGCTTCTGGCTCAGCATCTGGCTGAACGATTTATCGCATGTCTACAGGAAGACGAAGAGACAAGGCAAACAATTGATTCTCAAAGCCAGGAGATCATGAAAGCTATTGAGAGAATAGCTTTCAGTTTTAATAGCGAGTATTCATTTACCAAAGATTGGGACCTCACAAAATTTATAAAACTCTTTGGTCTGGAGCCTGAACAAGACCCCGGCGAACCTTACATTGATAGCTGTATCCGCTTTACGGAATATATCGCTGATATGGGGTTTAAAGGGGTTATTATTTTCATGAATCTCGGACTTTTTTTGACAAAATCCGAGCTCAAAACGTTCCTTGACACCATAATTTTTCTTAATTTGAATGTGCTGCTACTTGAAGGAGCTAGTTATATTCCACCAAAGGGATTTGGTGGAAATATAGCCATTGACGAGGACTTTGTTGAGGATATTAAGAATGAAACCAGTCAGAATGGCGTCCCTTTGCAGGAGGGAATTTGCACCAACGGTTTTGGTGCAGTGACGTTCTGACTGGTAATGACACAGTACTTGCCATCCGTAGAGCCGTTGTTGTGTTTTGGTGCAGTGACGTTCTGACTGGTAATGACACGAACAATTCGCTAAATTTGGGCGGGACATCGTTTTGGTGCAGTGACGTTCTGACTGGTAATGACACCGTAGCGCTGGCCACGATGCAAGCTTGTTAGTTTTGGTGCAGTGACGTTCTGACTGGTAATGACACTCATAGATTAAGGAAAAAAATGGATGTTAGGTTTTGGTGCAGTGACGTTCTGACTGGTAATGACACATGAGCGGGATTGGTCCACCTGTTAGCGTGTTTTGGTGCAGTGACGTTCTGACTGGTAATGACACCACGCGATACTGGCACCAGCTCATCGCATTGTTTTGGTGCAGTGACGTTCTGACTGGTAATGACACCGCTCAACTTTTGGAAACCATCAAGTGAGAGTTTTGGTGCAGTGACGTTCTGACTGGTAATGACACTGTTCTGACTGCTTGACCTCAGAATCTTTTGTTTTGGTGCAGTGACGTTCTGACTGGTAATGACACAACCGACTCCGCCTGTGGCGGCAAATAACGGTTTTGGTGCAGTGACGTTCTGACTGGTAATGACACACTAAGTCCGCACTCAAGCAGACGAACGAGTTTTGGTGCAGTGACGTTCTGACTGGTAATGACACGTAAATGCATACCACAGAGTTTTGTCGTATGTTTTGGTGCAGTGACGTTCTGACTGGTAATGACACGGATATCGTAGATTTACCACAGAGAAAATAGTTTTGGTGCAGTGACGTTCTGACTGGTAATGACACCAAAACTCGAAGAAGTCCAAAAATATTGTGTTTTGGTGCAGTGACGTTCTGACTGGTAATGACACAATGGTGAGACATTTGATGACGCGCGCAGAGTTTTGGTGCAGTGACGTTCTGACTGGTAATGACACCAAAACTCGAAGAAGTCCAAAAATATTGTGTTTTGGTGCAGTGACGTTCTGACTGGTAATGACACAATGGTGAGACATTTGATGACGCGCGCAGAGTTTTGGTGCAGTGACGTTCTGACTGGTAATGACACTATTAAGGTTACCTGCCTCTATAAGTTCCTGTTTTGGTGCAGTGACGTTCTGACTGGTAATGACACTACCGCGACGCAACAGATGCTTGAGTCGGTGTTTTGGTGCAGTGACGTTCTGACTGGTAATGACACAAGCACCATGTGTATAGGCCGTGCTGTCATGTTTTGGTGCAGTGACGTTCTGACTGGTAATGACACTCTCTTTCCTCTAAATATCTTTCACTACAGGTTTTGGTGCAGTGACGTTCTGACTGGTAATGACACCACTAAGTCCGCTCTCGATCAGACAAATAAGTTTTGGTGCAGTGACGTTCTGACTGGTAATGACACTTCCACCATCTGCAGCTAGCGTTTCGCCCTGTTTTGGTGCAGTGACGTTCTGACTGGTAATGACACCACGGCCTGGTCGTTACTAGCCTTGTAGCTGTTTTGGTGCAGTGACGTTCTGACTGGTAATGACACGCCTGATAATAGTCTAGGAAGTGCTGGGCGGTTTTGGTGCAGTGACGTTCTGACTGGTAATGACACAGCACTTACGCCTGGCAGCTTAAGCGTGAGTTTTGGTGCAGTGACGTTCTGACTGGTAATGACACTGTATAGACTAGATCTAAGTACTGTCTAAGTTTTGGTGCAGTGACGTTCTGACTGGTAATGACACAGAATTTACCTCTTTGGCACCAATTGTTAGGTTTTGGTGCAGTGACGTTCTGACTGGTAATGACACGACTTAAACAAGCACGACTTAACGCTATGAGTTTTGGTGCAGTGACGTTCTGACTGGTAATGACACCTATATTTTTTGTTTCTGCCGCAACTACCAGTTTTGGTGCAGTGACGTTCTGACTGGTAATGACACAACCATGTCGAATCATACTGCTCTAATTCGGTTTTGGTGCAGTGACGTTCTGACTGGTAATGACACAATGAGCGGAATTGGTCCACCTGCTAGTGTGTTTTGGTGCAGTGACGTTCTGACTGGTAATGACACTAAACAAACCCGCGAGATGCAAGCATAAAAGTTTTGGTGCAGTGACGTTCTGACTGGTAATGACACTAACCCGCTTGAGGACGAGGTCTCTTATGCGTTTTGGTGCAGTGACGTTCTGACTGGTAATGACACTGAAAATGGCAATGTGGCATCAAAGGATTAGTTTTGGTGCAGTGACGTTCTGACTGGTAATGACACACTTGCAGTCGGCGTCCCTGATGGTAAAGAGTTTTGGTGCAGTGACGTTCTGACTGGTAATGACACCTGTGAAAGGAAATGCAATATGGGGAGATGGTTTTGGTGCAGTGACGTTCTGACTGGTAATGACACAAAACTTGAGAACGAGGGCTATAACATGGTGTTTTGGTGCAGTGACGTTCTGACTGGTAATGACACAAGTCGTTGACAAAAATGGGAATCCATTTGTTTTGGTGCAGTGACGTTCTGACTGGTAATGACACACGAATATTTTGCAAATGTTACAGGTTATGTTTTGGTGCAGTGACGTTCTGACTGGTAATGACACACGAATATTTTGCAAATGTTACAGGTTATGTTTTGGTGCAGTGACGTTCTGACTGGTAATGACACACAAGTCGATTACTCCATCGGCAATCTGGTGTTTTGGTGCAGTGACGTTCTGACTGGTAATGACACTCAGACAGGAGCCCCTTGGCCTTCAGGCTAGTTTTGGTGCAGTGACGTTCTGACTGGTAATGACACACGAATATTTTGCAAATGTTACAGGTTATGTTTTGGTGCAGTGACGTTCTGACTGGTAATGACACTATGCGGTGCGTCAAAAAAACTGGTTCAGTCCTAATTCCTGTGGGCACCCCCATCACGACACAGCTCCGGAAGGCTCCGAGTAGCGCCTGCTGGTATCGAATATCTTGAGGAAGAAGTACTCGTCGTTAGGGTATCCCTAGCCTGCCCTCCTGAGCGTCTTGATCATCTGGTTCGTGCCTTCTTGCCTGAGGTGATCCGGTGCCTGGCGTGCGCCACGATGCCGTCCATGTGCGACTCCACGAGCCTGGCGAACCTTAGCGAAGTGCCTGTCTTTCGTTCCCCGGCAGACCTCCACTATCTGCTCCGTCGCATCGCGCATGCGCTTCTGCTGCCTGTAAGCCGTAGGCCCTGGAGAGCATCTCACCCGCGATGTCGCAGGCAGCCAGCAGCTCGTTTTGGGCTATGAGGTCCTTGTACCTCTGGCGGCTTCCGCCCTTCTGGGTAGCCTCCTGCTTTCCGAAGAGGGCGCTTCCCCTTAAGACGACCTTGCCGGCACGTACATCCCGCTCCTTCCTCTTGCTGGTGTCCGCACAGGACATGAGGATGTATGTGGAATGCTTGAGGGCACGCGCCGCATCGGCATCGCCTTCGTCCTTAAGCCTTGCCTGCTTATCCTTTATGACCTTACAGATCACCTTCTCGTTGAAGTTCTTCACGAGGTGGAAGTGGTCGTAGACGACATCCAGGCGCGGGTGCCTTTTCAGGAATGCCCGCTCGAAGTCGGCGTTCATGTCGCAGGCGATGGCCTCCACCTTCGACATCCATTCCTCCCCGACGAAGTCGCACAAGTCGTATACGACTTGCTTCTTCTTGAAGTATGCAAGCCACAGGACATGGCCCATCTTAAGGTCTATGATCACGGTGGCCCAGCGGCGGCAATTGTACAGCTTGAACTCGTCTGCGCCCAGGTAGCACGCCGGCTTGCGGAGCTTCCTCTCTTTGTCCCCATCCTCTTCCATGTAGAGCCCAGAGAGCCTCGCCTTGTCGATCTTTTTCACGACATTCCTGTTGAGCCCTGCCGTGAGCGATACCGCCTTGAG encodes the following:
- the cas1 gene encoding type II CRISPR-associated endonuclease Cas1 codes for the protein MSFRTVFIESPCKLSYKSGYMVVRKENDTAKIHLSEVSTVILQTEQVYASAYLFSELAKRKIALVVSDEQHNPIGEYLPLYGAYNVNAKIQLQLAWGEPIKKRVWQRVVKEKITHQASVLEKYEHDEKAHILKAMAAEVRSGDTTNREAAAARIYFATLFGDDFSRDDDCLINDALNYGYAVLLSMVNQEIVSRGFLTQCGICHRGETNQFNFACDLMEPFRPLIDALVIENLAGDFDKYIRRTLADVANVIVQYRDGNYKVGSVVSLYVQDCLNALNKKIPVDNIEKFELL
- the cas9 gene encoding type II CRISPR RNA-guided endonuclease Cas9 (Cas9, originally named Csn1, is the large, multifunctional signature protein of type II CRISPR/Cas systems. It is well known even to general audiences because its RNA-guided endonuclease activity has made it a popular tool for custom editing of eukaryotic genomes.), which gives rise to MRLRDAENYLIGLDMGTGSVGWAVTDTEGNLMHFNGQPTWGSRIFPTASTAAEARSHRGQRRRYERRRQRIVLLQGFFKDEMDKVDPDFFLRLNQSMLLLEDRDDRISSDVYALFNDPGFTDKEYYDRYPTIYHLRKRLIEDPSKADIRLVYLALHNIVKHRGNFLHQDNKKLSASNSGMVGSVEEFLNAFVDWCDNKDISTSLSGDADALDETAQKITAILEDPHISRGDKYKQFSDLLNTEKAYKKSIADQLGKAAIGYKVDFKKFFSIEGETDYSFMLSEDEKVEEFMPACPDDGQYLFEMLQKVYSAYILSGILEGAKEGETISFIKARDFDTYGKQLKTLKRLVGTHVPDAYDSFFRGKTISDDKGNSNHSYQKRGSAGYTLYDLDHGSGSYDRFKKDVVDLFEGENSKADPAVLSDPDYLQMKEGFEHERFLRRQKTSDNGAIPYQFHLEELRKICENQGKYYPFLLTEEDKLTSLVEFRIPYYVGPLTTKNAAKDAQGKNRFAWSARQEGKENQKIYPWNWQEVIDKSKSAERFIGRMTGECSYLLGEPVLPRNSLLYEEFCVRNELNGITYSVDGDDWRHLTVRDSQKIFNELFCHRRSVSYKAISDWFKRNGLPHVHVRGGQGETGLESKLSAYRFFTEKVFGTSDLRPENYPMLEEVILWSTIFEDRDILRDKLKEKYGQENRGPFNAKQIKTICKHRFSGWGRLSRKLLTGFKADTDQGKKSIMDILRDGNPNSDERYQTMVFMQILHDDRLGFQKMVDSYNLAKMQGMPHNSIDNLQGSPANRRAINQALRIIDEIVRIAKHEPTCIYLENTRDDGPKKRTINRYRQLKAALEDLREQGKEQGVDETLNKLKRYEKVNMDERLMLYFLQNGKSLYSGTKLEIKQLSEYQVDHIIPQTAIKDDSLDNKALVLASENQSKSDSMLLDKSIRCRMCSTWTALHDAKLLSDKKYNNLMRSRFSDNQLGGFVARQLVETSQIVKMTSMLLEERYPDTKIYGIKARISHELRKIYNLPKHREVNNYHHAQDALLALTVGRFISSRYPDIFEHPVYYAHVVRLALKQEAQSVNSKRNVPGSVSFIVSSFQKPSIDDETGEVLRDGGVWQPNAEMKKVSWAFDLKQCHITHMPEITSGAFWDATIYSPKTAKKKPTLPIKQGLDPTKYGGFSSEYYAYFFTFSCEDNKGRSVIRFGNVPVSIASEIDSENHDLSSLITYARGLAAKENLKFLHIIRPRIYKYQLIEVAGNRFYVTGKKEVRNATEVALSLRDARLYDSIQHEDNENDDSEAYRTLLHSIENSLLQRSPRLAGLLDLGKWDGKFNELGPSEKLSILSGIMSEASAQSNSTDLRPVGKGPYTACIKFNFSKEMSDSSFRFVDQSVTGMFETKAKIEL
- the cas2 gene encoding CRISPR-associated endonuclease Cas2; this translates as MRLVLFFDLPVETPSEQKTYRQFRKKLIEEGYLMLQKSVYSKLVINENAASAAIDRLRKIRPEKGLVQVLKVTEKQYVSMIYVTGDEVEHDEIDTTDELLII
- a CDS encoding transposase, with product MTSVASAAAQLPAVSHADEAAAPGFIQISSHLDGFMQTGTPKESARTEEFGTSTRRCQRAVQILTVPSRMIAKEAPCCPCCGRTMEKNGKASIALRHLPLGMERARIEVSRPRWACRECRGTLTEEVPFRAPGQRITLPLLTFVYDLLALGQTLKAVSLTAGLNRNVVKKIDKARLSGLYMEEDGDKERKLRKPACYLGADEFKLYNCRRWATVIIDLKMGHVLWLAYFKKKQVVYDLCDFVGEEWMSKVEAIACDMNADFERAFLKRHPRLDVVYDHFHLVKNFNEKVICKVIKDKQARLKDEGDADAARALKHSTYILMSCADTSKRKERDVRAGKVVLRGSALFGKQEATQKGGSRQRYKDLIAQNELLAACDIAGEMLSRAYGLQAAEAHARCDGADSGGLPGNERQALR